One window from the genome of Salvia splendens isolate huo1 chromosome 9, SspV2, whole genome shotgun sequence encodes:
- the LOC121749851 gene encoding serine/threonine-protein phosphatase 7 long form homolog: MHTPYTPCGAKWHGVTEIGNAPRHSVAHYRDQLSLIRPGQFLWTPYADCILPEYCIDSTASYLCDTYLVCWSFVEAHEAGRVCRQFNRYQRIPQYCDRMLHSSGHLSKSHRRGRKGADWAKVHKFFIDEWDLRHDRFQATFDHATATLGGRINPGYMAWYNRITVSYLVQPGTQSTDGMNEAASSNLLAVETLQGIWHLTSEHDTDPRFIQIRDMAASALRAMNHADAMEYPSSQRQNVVVPPRPPTSLRHGLPGVRTGGHGITRQHRLATPHLSPPS; the protein is encoded by the exons atgcacacgccgtataccccgtgcggagccaa gtggcacggagttactgaaattggaaatgcgCCCCGACATTCAGTAGCTCATTATCGTGATCAGTTATCACTGATCCGTCCTGGCCAG tttCTGTGGACACCCTATGCAGACTGTATCCTCCCTGAGTACTGCATTGATTCGACTGCATCCTACTTGTGCGATACTTATTTGGTGTGCTGGTCATTTGTCGAGGCACACGAGGCTGGACGCGTTTGTCGACAATTTAACCGCTACCAGCGTATTCCTCAGTACTGTGATAGGATGCTACATAGCTCCGGCCATTTGAGTAAAAGTCATCGCCGTGGGAGGAAGGGCGCTGATTGGGCTAAGGTACAtaagttcttcattgatgaatgGGACTTGCGCCACGACAGGTTCCAAGCAACTTTTGACCACGCAACGGCGACACTAGGTGGTCGCATTAATCCGGGTTATATGGCGTGGTACAATAGGATCACCGTGTCGTACCTAGTTCAACCTGGGACACAGTCAACTGACGGGATGAACGAGGCAGCCTCTTCTAATTTATTGGCG GTTGAGACCCTTCAGGGGATATGGCATTTGACCTCTGAGCATGACACAGACCCTCGGTTCATTCAGATTCGAGACATGGCTGCTTCGGCACTTCGTGCGATGAACCATGCTGATGCGATGGAGTATCCATCTTCTCAACGGCAAAATGTGGTCGTGCCGCCACGCCCACCAACTTCTCTTCGTCATGGACTGCCGGGTGTCCGGACGGGTGGGCACGGGATTACACGACAGCATAGGT TGGCCACCCCCCACCTAAGTCCACCATCGTAG
- the LOC121749853 gene encoding auxin-induced protein 15A-like encodes MAIRQILRRSLSNERRSAEVPKGHAAVYVGDNEKKRFVIPVAYLNHPSFQELLFQAEEEFGFNHPMGGLTIPCSEDLFVDFISGLSRR; translated from the coding sequence ATGGCCATTCGTCAGATTCTAAGACGGTCTTTGTCTAATGAAAGGAGGTCAGCTGAAGTTCCAAAAGGGCACGCTGCTGTCTATGTTGGTGATAATGAAAAGAAGCGCTTTGTGATTCCAGTGGCATACTTGAACCATCCTTCGTTTCAAGAATTGTTGTTTCAAGCTGAGGAAGAATTCGGGTTCAATCACCCGATGGGTGGCCTCACCATCCCTTGCAGCGAGGACTTATTTGTAGATTTCATCTCTGGTTTGAGCAGAAGATGA